The Sediminispirochaeta smaragdinae DSM 11293 genome has a segment encoding these proteins:
- a CDS encoding glycoside hydrolase produces MKGNIFHALRLLFSFFLLLSPVLVSWAQEEATKGNDIDMALHVWLQELRSAESPKIYGDSIVFTYAPNRFSERQIRSVGIAFAHESYQTIHPFQRVVDTGKEEGAEETGVFFCLLPIPPGEEEVKYRLIIDGLWMVDPVSIATEREPSGLEVSVLPLPKGSVLSFKSPELNREGKVTFRYRASSGSRIYLAGSFNDWDPFMYRMAESRDIPGLFTITLPLPEGTHYYAFIRNGICVADPMNNRMASKSSGELVSVVRIGAKPSIASR; encoded by the coding sequence ATGAAAGGTAACATATTCCACGCGCTACGGCTTCTATTTTCTTTCTTCCTCCTTCTATCTCCTGTGCTTGTATCATGGGCTCAGGAGGAGGCAACAAAGGGAAACGATATCGACATGGCACTCCATGTATGGCTTCAAGAGCTTCGAAGTGCGGAGTCTCCAAAGATATATGGTGATTCCATTGTATTCACCTATGCCCCGAACCGTTTTTCGGAAAGACAGATTAGGTCGGTGGGAATAGCTTTCGCCCATGAATCCTACCAGACCATTCACCCTTTTCAAAGGGTCGTCGATACCGGAAAGGAAGAGGGAGCCGAAGAGACAGGTGTCTTTTTCTGCCTCTTGCCTATTCCTCCGGGAGAAGAGGAGGTGAAGTATCGTCTCATTATAGATGGTCTGTGGATGGTCGATCCGGTCTCCATTGCCACGGAGAGAGAACCCAGCGGTCTGGAAGTTTCGGTTCTTCCCCTTCCAAAGGGAAGTGTTCTTTCTTTCAAAAGCCCCGAGCTTAACAGAGAGGGGAAGGTCACCTTCCGTTACAGGGCAAGCTCAGGTTCCAGGATCTATCTCGCGGGAAGCTTCAACGATTGGGACCCTTTTATGTATCGAATGGCCGAGAGCCGGGATATACCCGGCCTTTTCACCATAACCTTACCCCTTCCAGAGGGAACACACTATTACGCCTTTATTCGCAATGGAATCTGTGTTGCGGATCCCATGAATAACCGCATGGCATCAAAAAGTTCAGGAGAGCTCGTTTCTGTGGTACGAATCGGGGCAAAGCCTTCTATTGCTTCACGGTAA
- the flcA gene encoding periplasmic flagellar collar protein FlcA, whose product MPEIQDIEQFKSNFLVVGSEPSILAGKGEKVRDVSAPESGLSEDLSLLLDEVDQELGIESGQEDDRTQTSEGPAEIPLDTEEAASEETPDLDDFLASFDEQAAGMDEDLFAEEVPEAGEAAAEGEEPEEEPAPWEPEEEKTESAEEHAEEQEPEELESPFETEELEELELPEMDEDLFAEEAPAAGEPAGEEEAAEEEPALWEPEEEETESAEEHAEEQEPEELESSFELEEPEELELPEMDEDLFAEETSESGEAAASEEEASPDAFSLPDFEEEGEEFELPDFGNVSDEEEAEELQEIEDEDFELDEFSLGDLGQDFDVLEETPETPGFDLGGPSAEAGEGEFFESAVQEISLEDKDFDHVKEHLGSLPLNLKLLIEEQIGEAELSGNELKQLLESLKSGRSPKDIANLVGKITGKRVKIPREYEKRTGTAFEEARDSFSYRFRRNVLPVIRTALLTAAAFALVIFLSYRFIYRPVKAYTLYQKGYKHLSVEEYPQSGSYFDQATDIWPMKGQFYRYAEGYRSAGQWPRAEAIYERLLSRYRLDKQGTLDYARMEYEDLANYPKATSILKTFLSDEEHIDDYDALLLSSDINLEWGKDDSSKLEDARFALAALMNNYGIQNEFLFRMLRYFIRTDNLQEVETLRRRFQAEPKLEVDAAAYAELGGYLLDKGRIDEVREVLFRAKEQEPRLPEAHYNLARFFDTVDDTVEEEKALINSIELMSALPILNGDRHFMFMDSYRRIGEIHFARSEFLEAESAYDKGIALYESARARGIMPVKQEAGILYSDRADIPYYVGGDLDLALDYLKKAKANRYAEPKVDYKIGYIHYRKEEYRKALLNFSSATEGFSSNDVLNFAIANTLYRRNNLQAAEGYYRSIVDHLNDRRQSLENFMPEERSSHRAVVENLIRADNNLAVTLYQMYKRTARGSFYTDSLRYLSSANELFENEHRDPESLVRTELKNLAFLNQQGMVYPNSDYDPQIYPEIPKDPESLFFAD is encoded by the coding sequence ATGCCCGAAATCCAGGATATTGAACAGTTCAAATCCAATTTTCTCGTTGTCGGTAGTGAACCCTCTATCCTTGCCGGGAAAGGAGAGAAGGTTCGGGATGTCTCTGCTCCTGAATCGGGCTTGAGTGAGGATCTTTCTCTTCTTCTCGACGAGGTTGATCAAGAACTCGGTATCGAATCTGGCCAGGAGGATGATCGTACCCAGACATCAGAAGGGCCTGCTGAGATTCCCCTCGATACCGAAGAGGCGGCCTCTGAAGAGACACCGGACCTTGATGATTTTTTAGCTTCCTTTGACGAACAGGCCGCCGGGATGGACGAGGATCTCTTTGCCGAAGAGGTTCCGGAGGCCGGCGAAGCCGCCGCAGAGGGGGAGGAGCCGGAGGAAGAGCCGGCGCCGTGGGAGCCGGAAGAAGAGAAAACGGAATCTGCGGAAGAACATGCGGAAGAACAAGAGCCTGAGGAGCTTGAAAGCCCCTTCGAAACCGAGGAACTCGAAGAACTCGAGTTGCCGGAGATGGACGAGGATCTCTTTGCCGAAGAGGCTCCGGCGGCCGGTGAGCCCGCCGGAGAGGAAGAAGCGGCGGAAGAAGAGCCGGCACTGTGGGAGCCGGAAGAAGAGGAAACGGAATCTGCGGAAGAACATGCGGAAGAACAAGAGCCTGAAGAGCTTGAAAGCTCCTTTGAACTCGAGGAGCCCGAGGAACTCGAGTTGCCGGAGATGGACGAGGATCTCTTTGCCGAAGAGACTTCGGAGTCCGGTGAAGCCGCCGCAAGTGAAGAAGAGGCTTCTCCAGATGCCTTTTCACTGCCCGACTTCGAGGAAGAAGGCGAAGAATTTGAGCTGCCCGATTTCGGCAATGTTAGCGACGAGGAAGAGGCTGAAGAGCTTCAGGAGATCGAAGACGAGGATTTCGAACTAGATGAGTTCAGCCTGGGCGATCTCGGACAAGATTTCGACGTTTTGGAAGAGACTCCTGAGACACCGGGATTCGATCTCGGAGGTCCCTCGGCCGAAGCAGGTGAAGGTGAGTTCTTCGAATCCGCTGTCCAAGAGATTTCCCTGGAAGATAAGGATTTCGATCACGTCAAAGAGCATCTCGGCTCTTTGCCTCTCAACCTAAAGTTGCTCATCGAGGAGCAGATCGGTGAGGCGGAGCTTTCCGGTAACGAACTCAAACAGCTTTTGGAGAGTCTGAAAAGCGGTCGTTCTCCGAAAGATATCGCAAACCTCGTTGGTAAAATCACCGGTAAACGGGTCAAAATTCCTCGGGAGTATGAAAAGCGTACCGGTACAGCCTTCGAAGAGGCGCGGGATTCCTTTTCCTATCGCTTCAGACGAAATGTCCTGCCCGTTATCAGAACGGCTCTGTTGACGGCAGCGGCCTTCGCTCTTGTCATCTTTCTTTCCTATCGTTTTATCTACCGACCGGTGAAGGCTTATACCCTCTACCAGAAAGGCTACAAGCATCTGAGTGTCGAGGAGTACCCTCAGTCCGGCAGCTATTTCGATCAGGCTACGGACATCTGGCCGATGAAAGGCCAGTTCTACCGTTATGCCGAGGGCTACAGGAGCGCCGGACAGTGGCCCCGTGCCGAGGCCATCTACGAACGACTTCTTTCCCGTTATCGCCTGGACAAACAGGGAACCCTTGATTATGCACGGATGGAGTATGAGGATCTTGCCAATTATCCCAAGGCCACATCCATTCTCAAAACCTTTCTTTCCGATGAAGAGCATATAGACGATTACGATGCACTTCTTCTTTCCAGCGACATCAACCTTGAGTGGGGCAAGGATGATTCGAGCAAACTGGAGGATGCCCGCTTTGCCCTTGCCGCCTTGATGAACAATTACGGGATCCAAAACGAATTCCTCTTTCGTATGCTGCGCTATTTCATTCGTACCGACAACCTCCAGGAGGTTGAGACCCTCAGACGTCGCTTTCAGGCCGAGCCGAAGCTGGAGGTGGACGCGGCAGCCTATGCCGAACTGGGGGGGTATCTTTTGGACAAGGGGCGTATCGACGAGGTTCGTGAGGTTCTTTTTCGGGCAAAAGAGCAGGAACCGAGGCTACCGGAGGCCCACTACAACCTTGCCCGTTTTTTCGATACAGTCGACGATACAGTCGAGGAAGAAAAGGCCCTGATCAATAGCATTGAACTCATGTCCGCACTACCGATCTTAAACGGCGACAGACACTTCATGTTTATGGACAGCTATCGCCGCATTGGGGAGATCCACTTTGCCCGGTCGGAATTTTTGGAGGCCGAATCCGCCTATGACAAAGGCATTGCCCTCTATGAGTCGGCACGGGCACGGGGCATTATGCCTGTAAAACAAGAAGCGGGAATCCTCTACTCAGACAGGGCGGACATCCCCTACTATGTCGGCGGAGACCTCGATCTTGCCCTCGATTACCTGAAAAAGGCGAAGGCAAATCGCTATGCCGAACCGAAGGTCGACTACAAAATCGGCTACATCCACTACCGGAAGGAAGAATATCGGAAGGCTCTCCTGAATTTCTCCTCCGCGACCGAGGGCTTCAGCTCCAATGACGTCCTTAACTTCGCCATTGCAAACACCCTCTACCGGCGCAACAATCTGCAGGCCGCCGAAGGTTATTATCGAAGCATCGTCGACCATCTCAATGATCGGAGACAAAGTCTTGAAAACTTCATGCCCGAAGAGCGAAGTTCCCATCGCGCCGTGGTGGAAAATCTGATACGGGCCGACAACAACCTCGCCGTTACCCTCTATCAGATGTATAAACGGACAGCGAGGGGAAGTTTTTATACCGATTCCCTCCGCTATCTCAGTAGTGCCAACGAACTTTTTGAAAACGAACATCGCGACCCGGAATCGCTGGTGAGAACGGAATTGAAGAATCTCGCGTTTCTCAATCAGCAAGGCATGGTATACCCCAACAGCGATTACGATCCCCAAATCTATCCGGAAATCCCCAAGGACCCCGAATCGCTCTTCTTCGCCGACTAA
- the ilvE gene encoding branched-chain-amino-acid transaminase, with the protein MAKGFTLSIYPWVYVARFAEEWTEEYVEKPHKSPAEEAELDEAHRDELLAKRNSFPDLPLVNYTTQYGMGCFEGMKAFPQKDGRLKLFRPDQNAARFYRSMKGLMMPPFPQERFVEASRQVVARNKKLGFAPDYDSAWERDDFTSGESIYLRPFSYSEPAIGLGIAKHPFVVIVSTPVGSYFAPGSSKAVVSEKVRAFPGGTGWIKCDSNYVVPILEKKAAEAAGYMETVFLDAVEHRYVEEGSSCNIFFLLKNDTLVTPALGNTILPGITRSSILKIASEMLGVKTEERKISIDEAMEDAKECFVSGTAAGLSHLESITMKDKTARFGNGEMGELSRSLLKTLKGIQYGKIEDRFGWMVDVE; encoded by the coding sequence ATGGCAAAGGGATTCACACTTTCGATCTACCCCTGGGTCTATGTCGCCCGGTTCGCAGAGGAATGGACCGAGGAGTATGTCGAGAAACCCCACAAAAGTCCCGCGGAGGAGGCGGAGCTGGATGAAGCGCATAGGGACGAGTTGCTGGCGAAGCGAAACAGTTTTCCCGACCTCCCCCTGGTCAACTACACAACCCAATACGGAATGGGCTGCTTTGAGGGAATGAAGGCTTTTCCGCAGAAGGATGGACGACTCAAGCTCTTTCGTCCGGACCAAAATGCCGCCAGGTTTTACCGTTCGATGAAGGGACTCATGATGCCCCCCTTCCCCCAGGAACGTTTTGTCGAGGCCTCGCGACAGGTCGTGGCTCGCAACAAAAAACTCGGTTTTGCGCCGGACTACGATTCGGCCTGGGAGCGGGATGATTTTACCAGCGGAGAATCGATCTACCTTCGGCCTTTTTCTTACTCGGAACCTGCTATCGGGCTTGGAATTGCAAAGCATCCCTTCGTTGTTATTGTTTCGACACCGGTGGGCTCCTACTTTGCACCGGGAAGTAGTAAGGCAGTGGTTTCGGAAAAGGTGCGGGCCTTCCCCGGAGGAACGGGGTGGATTAAGTGCGACTCCAACTATGTCGTTCCTATCCTGGAGAAAAAGGCGGCCGAGGCTGCGGGCTATATGGAAACGGTTTTCCTCGATGCGGTGGAGCATCGATACGTTGAGGAGGGTTCTTCCTGTAACATTTTCTTCCTCCTGAAGAACGATACCCTGGTGACACCGGCCTTGGGTAATACGATCCTTCCCGGCATTACCCGCTCTTCGATTCTGAAGATTGCTTCCGAAATGCTCGGTGTGAAGACCGAAGAGCGGAAGATATCCATCGATGAGGCCATGGAGGATGCCAAGGAGTGTTTCGTCTCCGGTACTGCGGCGGGCCTGAGCCATCTTGAGTCGATCACCATGAAGGATAAAACAGCACGTTTCGGCAACGGTGAGATGGGAGAGCTTTCACGCTCCCTGCTCAAGACGCTGAAGGGGATCCAGTACGGCAAGATTGAGGATCGTTTCGGCTGGATGGTCGATGTAGAATAG
- a CDS encoding nitrilase-related carbon-nitrogen hydrolase, which produces MKRRLLGFFFLILFFPSFTAAEEGRTLTIAVCQYEVSETLYLDVGAFEAKAHDIMTRAESSGADLLIIPEYANVMLAFLPDANQLEGVRTIEDGLALLTGPDRPFPDLKTLFLKRSPMVRKHMDRVWGQGARLHHLMILAGTYFAEDGGRLFNRLVLYGPNGEVMYEQDKIHLTPFERGIVELDAGSPQAARLVTAGGLKLGFSICRDTFFDDYANLMESAQVWIDLKANGELYTEETEALFSRALPSRQAEYHFPWGVTACLNGNFFGLLWQGPSEITRYRKETKTVETVLRADNPGQERFLLFTVKQ; this is translated from the coding sequence ATGAAGCGTCGTCTGCTCGGCTTTTTCTTTCTCATTCTCTTCTTCCCTTCCTTTACGGCCGCTGAAGAGGGAAGGACTCTGACCATTGCCGTATGCCAATACGAGGTCAGCGAAACACTGTATCTCGATGTCGGGGCTTTTGAAGCCAAGGCACACGATATCATGACCCGAGCCGAGTCTTCCGGCGCCGATCTTCTTATCATTCCCGAGTATGCAAATGTGATGCTTGCTTTTCTTCCGGATGCAAACCAGCTGGAGGGGGTACGCACCATCGAAGACGGCCTTGCCCTTCTCACCGGCCCTGATCGTCCCTTTCCGGACTTGAAGACCCTCTTTCTGAAGCGCTCACCGATGGTTAGGAAGCACATGGATAGGGTATGGGGGCAGGGGGCTCGACTGCATCACCTGATGATTCTTGCCGGGACCTACTTTGCCGAAGATGGAGGACGGCTTTTTAACCGTCTGGTACTCTACGGCCCGAATGGAGAGGTGATGTATGAGCAGGATAAGATCCATCTCACGCCCTTTGAACGCGGAATAGTCGAATTGGATGCGGGATCTCCTCAGGCTGCCAGGCTTGTCACGGCCGGAGGATTAAAGTTAGGATTTTCCATTTGCCGGGATACCTTTTTCGACGATTATGCCAATCTCATGGAATCGGCGCAGGTGTGGATAGATCTGAAGGCCAATGGTGAGCTCTATACAGAGGAGACAGAGGCTCTTTTCTCCAGAGCTCTGCCATCCCGCCAGGCTGAGTATCACTTCCCATGGGGAGTGACCGCCTGCCTGAACGGAAACTTCTTCGGCCTGCTCTGGCAGGGGCCAAGTGAGATCACCCGCTACCGAAAGGAAACGAAAACTGTGGAAACGGTGCTGCGTGCCGACAATCCTGGGCAGGAACGCTTTTTACTTTTTACCGTGAAGCAATAG